One genomic region from Pseudobacteriovorax antillogorgiicola encodes:
- a CDS encoding OmpA family protein codes for MLRLFLLIFAIIPIRPTWANVTGSDLQNFNAITSGLDFVTVHSSETLIPGIANFGFFANYAVNTLPRYSNEVDAAARTNEINDSILATDFNFGLGITKTLDIGFSLPFVVSQEVNLEGARGEFESTGLTEIRGNLKYRLIGGASGGIATIVSFNQNLTENNPFTGTDPGPILNFELAFDTTLYTTAMALNIGYRMRNSGDAVPGFPIEPLEDQFIASAAVSQLFSSIDTKIILEVFTATPVSESDTTANRSVSASEALLGFKFDWNRNTAIHLGASTELDNGTASPDWRAYTGINYVTGNYKNKKVKLVSKKKKKKKKKPKKTGQQPIPIPEPEPPQLPTNLSMGGDDYPPELPGIGDDVFVLRDVNFAFDSAYKVLAGAKTAISSLAQHLRARGYRKIIIEGHTDSIGSEDYNIKLGRRRSETIKRYMVEVEKIDPSKIKVLTYGEYRPVADNGNYQGRQLNRRVVFRILYPK; via the coding sequence GTGTTGAGGCTATTCCTTCTCATTTTCGCAATAATCCCCATTCGCCCGACATGGGCCAATGTTACCGGAAGCGACCTACAAAATTTTAATGCCATTACCAGTGGTCTTGATTTTGTCACAGTTCACTCGTCTGAGACTCTGATTCCAGGCATAGCAAACTTTGGCTTCTTCGCTAATTATGCGGTCAACACACTACCCCGCTATAGTAACGAAGTGGACGCCGCAGCCAGAACCAACGAGATTAACGACTCTATTTTGGCAACTGACTTCAACTTTGGCTTAGGAATAACCAAAACTCTAGACATTGGCTTCAGCCTGCCATTTGTGGTCTCCCAAGAGGTGAACTTGGAAGGGGCGCGAGGAGAGTTTGAAAGCACAGGCCTTACCGAAATCAGAGGCAACCTAAAGTACCGCCTGATCGGAGGCGCCAGCGGCGGTATCGCCACGATCGTCTCGTTCAATCAAAACCTGACGGAAAACAACCCTTTCACCGGCACCGACCCGGGACCGATCCTAAACTTCGAACTGGCCTTTGATACCACGCTCTACACCACTGCAATGGCGCTTAATATTGGTTATCGTATGAGAAACTCTGGCGATGCCGTGCCTGGATTCCCCATCGAGCCTCTGGAAGACCAGTTCATCGCCTCAGCAGCAGTTAGCCAGTTGTTTTCGTCTATTGATACGAAGATCATTTTAGAGGTCTTTACAGCGACTCCTGTCTCTGAGTCGGACACCACCGCCAACCGATCTGTTTCAGCATCCGAAGCCTTGCTAGGATTTAAGTTTGACTGGAACCGCAACACCGCAATCCACCTAGGTGCTTCGACCGAGCTAGATAACGGCACAGCATCTCCAGATTGGCGAGCGTACACGGGGATTAACTATGTGACAGGCAACTATAAAAACAAGAAGGTCAAACTTGTTTCTAAGAAAAAGAAGAAGAAAAAGAAGAAGCCGAAGAAAACAGGGCAGCAACCCATCCCGATTCCGGAGCCAGAACCCCCACAGCTTCCAACCAACTTGAGTATGGGTGGCGATGACTACCCGCCGGAGCTACCAGGCATAGGGGATGATGTATTTGTCTTGCGAGATGTCAACTTCGCCTTTGACTCGGCCTACAAGGTGCTCGCCGGAGCGAAAACGGCAATCTCTAGCCTGGCTCAGCACTTAAGAGCGCGGGGTTACCGCAAGATTATTATCGAAGGCCATACAGACTCGATCGGCAGCGAAGATTACAACATCAAGCTCGGCAGGAGGCGCTCTGAAACCATCAAACGCTATATGGTAGAGGTGGAGAAGATCGACCCATCGAAAATTAAGGTACTCACCTACGGCGAGTATCGGCCTGTGGCTGACAACGGCAACTACCAGGGTCGTCAGTTGAATCGTCGGGTGGTGTTCAGGATTCTATATCCCAAGTAG
- a CDS encoding ABC transporter ATP-binding protein: MDSVIAIKDLEFSYTAAADPILRIAAFQVKHQEHVFLHGPSGSGKTTLLGLITGILTSRRGQLAVLGTQLSDLSLRQRDKFRGSHLGYIFQMFNLIPYLNVEENILLPLKMNRSKREACPEPERELSELLSELRIEALRKQPVHSLSIGQQQRVAAARSLMGQPKLIVADEPTSALDYDSREAFLQLLFRSADRHNSTILFVSHDHSLASLFPRHVALKDINSAGGSQ, translated from the coding sequence ATGGATTCCGTTATTGCTATTAAAGACCTAGAGTTTTCCTACACAGCAGCTGCCGACCCCATACTGAGAATTGCTGCGTTTCAGGTGAAGCATCAAGAACACGTTTTCCTCCATGGCCCCAGCGGCAGTGGTAAAACCACCCTGCTCGGCTTAATCACAGGAATACTCACTAGCCGGCGGGGACAGCTCGCAGTTTTAGGGACTCAGCTTTCAGATTTATCCCTTAGGCAGAGGGATAAGTTTAGAGGTAGTCACCTGGGCTATATTTTTCAAATGTTTAACTTGATTCCCTATCTGAATGTTGAAGAAAACATACTTCTTCCGCTCAAAATGAATCGCTCAAAGCGAGAGGCCTGCCCAGAGCCTGAGCGAGAACTATCTGAGTTACTAAGTGAGCTAAGGATCGAAGCCTTGCGAAAGCAGCCGGTGCATAGCTTAAGCATCGGCCAACAACAGCGTGTGGCAGCTGCTCGCAGCCTGATGGGCCAACCAAAGCTTATCGTTGCCGACGAACCGACCTCGGCCCTTGACTACGATAGTCGAGAAGCTTTTTTACAATTACTTTTCCGCTCCGCAGATCGACATAACTCGACCATTCTCTTTGTTAGCCACGATCATAGCCTCGCTTCGCTATTTCCGAGACACGTAGCATTAAAAGACATCAATTCTGCGGGAGGTTCCCAGTGA
- a CDS encoding ABC transporter permease, with amino-acid sequence MILHIVVKSLLNRKFTAMLTILSIALSVSLLLSVERIRMGAREGFTNTITNTDLIVGAKGSPINLLLYTIFHLGTPMENIPWEAYQEIANRKDIDWTIPISLGDSHESFRVVGTNEDMYRYYQYGNRQKLAFASGKAPSGTYEAAIGWDVARSLGYNVGSKLTLSHGAAGNISFQNHNDSPFTLAGILEQTGTPIDRSVFVSLAGIEAIHEGWEDGAPPMGDVVKREASELVPKEITAFLLRTKSRIGTLHLQRWVNEYESAPLMAIIPGITLTELWQGLSYVEKSLSIISVLVVVIGLLGMLIAIYNTLNERRREIAILRSLGASPVTVFSALMLESMILSVLGIVSAVVLTHSTLLLSQEWLLREFSVNLDLPILTSLELWYLLAVIGLSAFLGFLPAARAYRQTLADGLTIKL; translated from the coding sequence GTGATACTCCATATTGTAGTGAAGTCTTTACTCAATCGTAAATTCACGGCCATGCTCACCATTCTATCGATCGCCCTCAGCGTCTCACTCTTACTTTCAGTGGAACGGATCCGCATGGGTGCGCGGGAAGGCTTTACCAACACCATCACCAATACCGACTTAATTGTCGGCGCTAAGGGCAGCCCTATTAATCTACTGCTCTATACGATCTTCCACCTTGGTACCCCTATGGAAAACATCCCGTGGGAAGCCTATCAAGAGATAGCTAATCGTAAAGATATCGATTGGACAATCCCTATCTCATTGGGGGACTCCCATGAAAGCTTCAGAGTCGTTGGTACTAACGAGGATATGTATCGCTATTATCAATACGGCAACCGGCAGAAGCTTGCCTTTGCCAGTGGTAAGGCCCCATCGGGTACCTACGAAGCAGCTATTGGCTGGGATGTTGCCAGATCTCTTGGCTATAATGTGGGATCTAAATTGACTCTTAGCCACGGTGCAGCAGGTAATATTTCCTTTCAGAATCACAATGACTCCCCCTTTACCCTAGCTGGAATATTAGAACAGACCGGAACACCTATCGATCGTTCAGTGTTTGTGAGTTTGGCAGGTATCGAAGCAATCCATGAAGGCTGGGAAGATGGTGCTCCACCCATGGGTGACGTGGTGAAGCGTGAGGCTAGCGAACTAGTGCCAAAAGAGATTACTGCCTTCCTATTGCGCACCAAGTCTCGCATCGGCACCCTTCACCTTCAGCGTTGGGTCAATGAGTATGAGTCAGCTCCCTTAATGGCAATCATTCCGGGTATCACCCTAACCGAACTCTGGCAAGGACTCAGTTATGTTGAAAAATCTCTATCCATCATCAGTGTCCTCGTCGTCGTTATCGGTTTACTAGGAATGCTGATTGCGATTTACAATACCCTTAATGAACGCCGGCGCGAGATCGCTATCCTAAGATCACTGGGAGCCTCACCCGTCACAGTATTTAGCGCACTAATGTTAGAGTCGATGATCCTTTCTGTGCTGGGCATCGTTTCGGCTGTAGTTCTGACTCACAGCACCTTGCTTCTGAGTCAAGAGTGGTTGCTCCGAGAATTCTCTGTTAATCTAGACTTGCCGATACTCACTTCGCTAGAGCTTTGGTACCTCCTTGCCGTGATCGGCTTATCCGCGTTCCTGGGCTTTTTACCAGCAGCCCGCGCCTATCGACAAACACTTGCTGACGGCCTAACTATAAAACTATAA
- a CDS encoding DUF3299 domain-containing protein, which produces MKLVIAAVLTFVAVLLSLNFLPRNEAPHQEVANKVELLRQSTSEAGPATQIAGRSDSSPVPPPPPTKKADNKEADKSGLRWETLRGLDYKTGKADKTVKKFLKTTVRIPGFVVPLDLYAKEAKEFLLVPTYGACIHTPPPPANQMILVKMKQGLAPRREAGPVWVTGQLELFKTETQWGKAGYRIRADMTEPYKGGY; this is translated from the coding sequence ATGAAACTTGTTATCGCTGCAGTCCTGACCTTTGTCGCTGTGCTTTTGAGCCTTAACTTTTTGCCTCGCAATGAAGCCCCCCATCAGGAGGTTGCCAACAAAGTAGAACTTTTGCGCCAGAGCACTTCAGAGGCTGGTCCAGCCACACAGATAGCTGGCCGTTCAGACTCCTCCCCCGTGCCTCCTCCCCCCCCAACAAAAAAGGCCGACAATAAGGAGGCCGACAAATCAGGCCTTCGCTGGGAGACTCTTAGGGGCTTAGACTATAAAACAGGAAAGGCTGACAAAACGGTTAAAAAGTTTCTGAAAACAACGGTTCGCATTCCTGGCTTCGTAGTCCCCCTAGATCTTTATGCAAAAGAGGCCAAGGAATTCTTACTCGTTCCCACATACGGAGCCTGCATTCACACACCTCCTCCCCCTGCCAATCAAATGATTCTGGTGAAGATGAAGCAAGGCCTCGCACCGCGACGTGAGGCAGGGCCAGTATGGGTTACAGGTCAGCTTGAACTTTTTAAAACCGAGACACAATGGGGAAAAGCTGGCTATCGCATCCGAGCAGATATGACTGAACCATATAAAGGCGGCTATTAA